One window from the genome of Montipora foliosa isolate CH-2021 chromosome 5, ASM3666993v2, whole genome shotgun sequence encodes:
- the LOC138002729 gene encoding uncharacterized protein: MADLPKERIAPAPPFTYCGVDYFGPFYIKGGRKELKCYGALFTCLSSRAVHIEAADSLETDSFLNALRRFIARRGPVREIRSDQGTNITGAEKELQRAISEMDNNAIQRSLCTKFKADWVQWKQNPPSASHKGGVWERQIRSVRSILTALMREHGRNLDDESFQTLMAEVECIINSRPLTTPSSDPGDLDPLTPNHILTMKSKVVLPPPGNFQKEDVYLRKRWKRVQYLANVFWSRWRREYVQCLQQRSKWNRPRRNFDKGDLVLIVDDRVERNHWPLARIVHTYPDEEGYVRSVKFTTGATFLDRPVDKLILILEKDL; encoded by the coding sequence ATGGCCGATCTTCCCAAAGAAAGGATTGCCCCAGCACCTCCATTCACTTACTGTGGCGTCGACTACTTTGGCCCATTCTACATTAAAGGGGGAAGAAAGGAATTGAAGTGTTATGGTGCGTTATTTACCTGTTTATCTAGTCGAGCTGTACATATAGAGGCGGCAGACTCCCTGGAAACAGATTCCTTTCTAAATGCCTTGCGACGTTTTATAGCAAGAAGAGGGCCTGTACGTGAAATCAGATCCGATCAAGGAACAAATATTACCGGAGCAGAGAAAGAATTGCAAAGAGCGATATCAGAGATGGACAACAACGCAATCCAGAGAAGTTTATGCACGAAATTCAAAGCTGATTGGGTGCAATGGAAGCAAAACCCACCGTCTGCGTCGCATAAGGGTGGCGTCTGGGAACGACAAATACGCTCAGTCCGCTCAATCCTCACCGCCTTAATGCGAGAACATGGTCGTAACCTTGACGACGAATCGTTTCAAACTCTGATGGCAGAAGTAGAGTGTATTATAAACAGCAGACCTCTCACCACTCCTTCCAGTGATCCAGGAGATCTAGACCCACTAACACCGAATCACATCCTGACGATGAAGTCTAAAGTCGTACTACCCCCTCCTGGAAACTTCCAGAAAGAAGATGTTTATCTTCGCAAAAGATGGAAGAGGGTCCAGTACCTTGCAAACGTATTTTGGTCAAGATGGAGAAGAGAATACGTTCAATGCCTTCAGCAAAGATCAAAATGGAATCGTCCCAGGAGAAACTTTGACAAGGGAGACCTGGTCCTGATCGTTGATGACCGTGTAGAACGGAACCATTGGCCTTTGGCCCGTATTGTCCACACTTACCCTGACGAAGAAGGATATGTACGGTCTGTCAAGTTTACCACAGGAGCAACTTTCCTTGATCGCCCAGTTGACAAGCTTATCCTGATACTTGAGAAAGACCTATAG
- the LOC138002730 gene encoding uncharacterized protein, with translation MSVPHDIRAHDLRTLDLNCHFLPVERALGVQWAIESDTLGFRIILKDKPLTRRGILSTICSVYDPLGIAAPFLLNGKKILQDLCRMKIDWGVEIDLEFRVRWEKWRSQLSALEDFSMDRCVIPDGFGSVVSRQIHHFSDASATGYGQVTYLRSVDDKGNIHCAFLMGKSRLAPLKAMTIPRLELTAATTSVQVGGMISRELGDPVDGEIYWTDSTTVLKYIRNETKRFHVFVANRVQRIRDETDPIQWRHVDSENNPADDASRGLEGNQITKRHRWVRGPDFLWHPESEWPTFPCD, from the coding sequence ATGAGCGTGCCACATGACATTCGCGCACACGATTTAAGGACTTTGGACCTAAATTGCCACTTCCTTCCAGTTGAAAGGGCCCTTGGTGTACAGTGGGCTATTGAATCGGATACGCTAGGGTTCCGGATAATCCTTAAGGACAAGCCACTCACCCGCCGTGGTATTTTATCCACCATCTGTTCAGTGTATGACCCACTCGGAATAGCAGCGCCTTTTCTATTGAACGGAAAGAAGATTTTGCAAGACCTTTGCCGTATGAAGATAGACTGGGGTGTAGAGATTGATCTCGAGTTCCGTGTACGTTGGGAAAAGTGGAGAAGCCAACTATCAGCATTAGAAGACTTCTCAATGGACCGTTGTGTCATCCCGGACGGTTTTGGTTCTGTCGTGTCAAGGCAAATCCACCATTTCTCGGACGCTAGTGCCACTGGTTATGGTCAGGTGACGTATCTACGAAGTGTAGACGACAAGGGTAACATCCATTGTGCGTTTCTGATGGGGAAGTCTCGTTTGGCACCCCTTAAGGCCATGACGATTCCGCGTTTAGAGCTTACAGCAGCAACTACCTCTGTTCAAGTAGGAGGAATGATTTCCAGAGAATTAGGCGATCCTGTTGATGGAGAGATCTACTGGACCGACAGTACCACCGTGTTGAAATACATTAGAAACGAAACGAAGCGTTTTCACGTGTTTGTGGCAAATCGAGTGCAAAGAATTCGAGATGAGACAGATCCTATCCAATGGAGGCATGTGGACTCCGAAAATAATCCGGCTGATGACGCATCACGCGGTTTGGAGGGCAATCAGATAACTAAACGACATCGATGGGTCAGAGGTCCAGATTTTTTGTGGCATCCCGAGAGTGAATGGCCTACGTTTCCCTGCGATTAA